From the bacterium genome, the window ACCGCGTTGAAGAGCGTGCTCTTGCCGCAGTTCGGCTGTCCGACGAGGACGAGTCTCACGATTCGACGACGACCTTCCGCGCCAGCCCCCGGCCGATGGCGAACCGCGAGCCGTCGATCTCGACCACGACCGGCCCGCCCAAGGGGCCGCGCACGAGGACGTGGACGGTGACGCCGGGGAGGAGGCCCATGTTGGCCAGGCGCGCCCGAACGTCGCGCCCGCCGTTGATGTCGGTGACCCGCACCGGCGCTCCGGCCGACGCCCTTTCCAACGTGTCCGTCACCAGCGTTCCTCCGCGCGCGGCGCTGCGGGCTTCGACATCTCCCGACACCGGAATGGTAGGTTCACTGAATCCTTGAAGCAATTCGGTCGCAGGCATTTCGCAGGAAAATCGTGAGAAGCGACTCGATGCGCGCTGTTCGCCCGGGGCCGCCCACGTTGCCCAACGTTCAATCCCTTTGTCGCTTCTGCGAACGAAACAGGCTTACCCGCCCGCCCCTCGCGTTTGCCGCCCGCCTCCCGCCGCGCGGGGTCCGCGTCCGCCGTAGGGGAGGCTGGCGCGCCCCGACGGTCGTCGGACCGCGGACGATTCCTCCGCGCCTGCCTCCCGACGTGAACACGCGGAACGTTGCCTTTGGACGTTGAACGGCAAGGTGGTGCGAGGCTCGCGTCCGCCGTAGGGGAGGCTGGCGCGTCCCGACGGTCGTCGGACCGCGGACGATTCCTCCGCGCCTGCCTCCC encodes:
- a CDS encoding ferrous iron transport protein A; translated protein: MTDTLERASAGAPVRVTDINGGRDVRARLANMGLLPGVTVHVLVRGPLGGPVVVEIDGSRFAIGRGLARKVVVES